The proteins below are encoded in one region of Conger conger chromosome 17, fConCon1.1, whole genome shotgun sequence:
- the mpp4b gene encoding MAGUK p55 subfamily member 4, which translates to MTVWNSVRMTMWNSVNDSVGLCLVQILANVVEEVRVSIRRDINGADLLYSLLNAPWLQSLLKVYECLQQHIRDAPRPFLPFASGISQEVMVELCSVPSPSPAARELYGLLRDAHLQALLSAHDAVAQKDYGPILPPLPDNLPDDEEAMRIVCLVKNKQPLGATIRRNEVTGEVFIARVIHGGLAERSGLLYAGDRLVEVNGLSVEGLEPEQIIQILARSRGTIVFKVVPISDRPVNNQTMLYLRAMADYSPQQDPCIPCAEAGMGFHRGDVLEVVDQTDALWWQARKLPSTSGCAGLIPSTSLLKRKQREFWWSLPFQSQTCINTLSTVDEEDDMMAIDEKCVETDEETFESEELREEEDEFCSRVEGIYLTGFRRSLRQCRRRSHTSVRQQSCFSHGPRGSSLACPYEEVVRYQRHPGDPTRLIVLVGPSGVGVNELRRRLIEINPHTFSGAVPHTTRMPKTYEESGREYHFINKELFENMVYNHRFVEYGEHRGNMYGTSVDAIRKVLDSGKICVIDIEPHAIQAVRSQTLKAYVIFVKPPSACRMQQTRRNAQIITNYYIPRAFREEDFQEMEDAARKMEHQFCQLFDHVIVNDELHEASRQLLTAIRHAQDKPHWVPTCWLRPSEGC; encoded by the exons ATGACCGTGTGGAACTCTGTGAGAATGACCATGTGGAACTCTGTGAATGACAGTGTGGGACTCT GCCTGGTGCAGATCCTGGCGAACGtggtggaggaggtgagggTGTCCATCCGCCGGGACATTAACGGGGCCGACCTGCTCTACAGCCTGCTGAACGCGCCCTGGCTCCAATCACTGCTCAAG gtgtaTGAGTGTCTGCAGCAGCACATCAGAGACGCCCCCCGGCCCTTCCTGCCCTTCGCATCTGGAATCTCTCAGGAG GTGATGGTGGAACTCTGCAGCGTCCCGTCTCCGTCCCCGGCTGCCAGGGAACTCTACGGGCTTCTCCGGGATGCCCACCTGCAG GCCCTGCTGTCAGCCCATGATGCAGTGGCCCAGAAGGATTATGGCCCCattctgccccctctccctgacAACCTTCCTGACGATGAGGAGGCCATGAGGATCGTGTGTCTGGTCAAGAACAAGCAGCCTCTG GGAGCAACGATCAGGAGGAACGAGGTGACCGGTGAGGTCTTCATAGCGAGAGTCATACACGGGGGCCTGGCAGAGCGTAGCG GGTTGCTCTATGCGGGGGACAGGCTGGTGGAGGTGAATGGTCTCTCTGTGGAGGGGCTGGAGCCAGAGCAGATCATACAGATCCTG GCTCGCTCCCGCGGGACCATCGTGTTTAAAGTGGTTCCCATCTCAGACCGGCCCGTCAACAACCAGACGATG CTGTACCTGAGAGCGATGGCAGATTACTCCCCGCAGCAGGACCCCTGCATCCCCTGCGCAGAGGCGGGGATGGGCTTCCACAGGGGCGACGTCCTGGAGGTGGTGGACCAGACCGACGCCCTCTGGTGGCAGGCCAGGAAGCTGCCCAGCACCTCGGGCTGTGCCGGCCTCATCCCCTCCACCAGCCTGCTAAAGAG GAAACAGAGGGAGTTTTGGTGGTCGCTACCTTTCCAGTCTCAGACCTGCATAAACACCT TGAGCACAGTGGATGAAG AAGACGACATGATGGCCATAGATGAGAAGTGTGTTGAAACAG aTGAAGAAACCTTTGAATCTG AGGAGCTCAGAGAAG AAGAGGATGAATTCTGCAGCAGAGTGGAGGGCATCTATCTCA CGGGATTTCGCCGCAGTCTGAGGCAGTGTCGGAGGAGGTCTCACACCAGCGTGCGGCAGCAGTCCTGCTTCTCTCACGGCCCCCGGGGGTCCAGCCTGGCCTGCCCCTATGAGGAGGTGGTGCGCTACCAACGCCACCCCGGGGACCCTACCCGCCTCATCGTCCTCGTGG GCCCGTCGGGGGTAGGAGTGAATGAGCTTCGGAGACGACTCATCGAAATCAATCCCCACACCTTCTCTGGGGCCGTGCCAC ACACGACACGCATGCCCAAAACCTACGAGGAGTCTGGGAGAGAATATCACTTCATCAACAAAGAGCTGTTTGAGAATATGGTGTACAACCACAG gTTTGTGGAgtatggagagcacagaggGAACATGTATGGCACCAGTGTGGATGCGATCAGAAAGGTGCTGGACAGCGGGAAGATCTGTGTGATCGATATCGAGCCAcat GCCATCCAGGCGGTGCGATCGCAGACACTGAAGGCCTACGTCATCTTCGTGAAGCCTCCCAGTGCCTGCCGCATGCAGCAGACCAGGAGGAACGCCCAGATCATCACCAACTACTACATCCCCCGGGCCTTCAGA GAGGAAGACTTCCAGGAGATGGAGGACGCGGCCAGGAAGATGGAGCACCAGTTCTGCCAGCTCTTTGATCATGTGATCGTGAACGACGAGCTGCATGAGGCCAGCAGGCAGCTGCTCACTGCCATCCGCCACGCCCAGGACAAACCCCATTGGGTCCCCACCTGCTGGCTCCGCCCCTCTGAGgggtgctga
- the gemin8 gene encoding gem-associated protein 8, translating into MAQHAEVFSWFTHPVYNRYWQHYRMAMSWQERHKQAYRRALAAYAFPPFPWPNPAAGPPRYADWHAGEHAAAGERSETDERDSGSDSEIECDVSNMEITDELRQYFAQTEKHREELKEQQRRDAEQQASYVLADRDLHRVSLLSAAPPVERPGQRRAVEMRRLYGEDAARIQGMETAVQLAFDRNCDRKQPKYWPVIPLRL; encoded by the exons ATG GCTCAGCATGCTGAGGTCTTCTCCTGGTTCACCCACCCGGTGTATAACCGGTACTGGCAGCACTATCGGATGGCCATGAGCTGGCAGGAGAGGCACAAGCAGGCGTACAGAAGGGCGCTTGCGGCCTATGCCTTCCCCCCGTTCCCTTGGCCGAACCCCGCGGCCGGGCCCCCGCGCTACGCGGACTGGCACGCCGGTGAACACGCGGCGGcgggagagaggagcgagaCGGACGAGCGCGACTCGGGCTCCGACAGCGAGATCGAGTGTGACGTCAGCAACATGGAGATCACGGACGAACTGCGGCAGTACTTCGCGCAGACGGAGAAACACCGCGAGGAGCTGA AGGAGCAGCAGCGCCGGGATGCAGAGCAGCAGGCCTCGTACGTGTTGGCCGACCGCGACCTGCACAGGGTTTCCCTGCTGAGCGCGGCGCCCCCGGTGGAGCGTCCGGGGCAGCGCAGGGCCGTGGAGATGCGTCGGCTGTACGGCGAGGATGCGGCCAGGATCCAGGGCATGGAGACCGCCGTGCAGCTGGCCTTCGACCGCAACTGCGACCGCAAGCAGCCCAAGTACTGGCCCGTCATCCCGCTGAGACTGTAG